Genomic DNA from Etheostoma cragini isolate CJK2018 chromosome 7, CSU_Ecrag_1.0, whole genome shotgun sequence:
aaATACTAAAGCATTTCATACCGAAAGCAAATGTAGCCTACTCATGACTGAGGAATTTTCTCAGTAGGCTGCAAATGGTAAATGTGAGGTTCATGAATATACAGTAAGGGCAAGTCAAGATAGTCATAAGGTCGTGCATTCTGACCGGACCCGGACCCAGGTATCAACTGAACATAGGTGGCATATTTCAATTTACCATCATATTATGAACTCATCTGAATTTATGGTAATTCAGACTGTTTTTATGTAACAACTgctaaacataaaataatacaaatgaaGCACATGCTGTAGCTCAACGCTGCAATAGTGTGTTTAGTAGCATTGTGGTAATGATGGTAGCCAGGTAACTCTATCATGCTCTGTgctgtaggcctacatttttaaaagatcaTGTAACAATCATGAAAAGATCCTCTATGCATCTGGTTTTCATCAATgtgcttttacaaaaatatgttatgCCTTACTGACAAATCCATACAATACATGCTGATCAATTTAGATGACCATTACTAATTGCACTTTTAGAATTGATAGTACTTTCACTGTATCTAGcattaacaaattaaacacattgtCAAATATTTTGTGAGGTCATGTCCAACTAATCaggtttgaaaacaaaaacatgaatgttaatTGTGTAAAAGAACACAAAGGATATTTACTCGGATAATCCATAAACACTCACCCACACTCATATATTTAGGAATTAATACATCTCAACACCCAAACATTCCAGGATTCATGAACCCCAGCTGCTGTGTTCCATATTACCCCTCATCTGTACATGCTAGAATCTCTCATCTTATCATCTCTCACAATCCCTGTATCTCATCCAGCAATACACTAGAATCCATATACTCATTGGGAGCAACGACTATCTCATGCATACACAGAACTAACACTGAAAGTGGATCTGCTTTACATCCTGATCCACTTAGTATTTCCTTCTCTTGCACCTTCATATAGACCTCACACTTCACCTCGGTTTCATTTCTGTCCCAGAGGAAGAGTAGAGGTAGGGGGTGTTGGGTGAATTTTGGCACTGGAAGGTAGAGCAACATTAGagcaagaggaggaagaggttgAGGAGGAGCAAAATGTCCCCCCAGTAGTAGCAGTGCTATCTGTGGGTGCAGACGTGACACTGCCAGGTAGCATAGACACAGCTGTGGACACTGAAGATGTGGACAATTGGGAAGGCAGTAGTGGTTGGCTTTGAGGTGGTGAGTGGGGCAGCTGGGTGATGGGTTGTGTCTGTTGTAGTGACTGGGACTGTATGGCAGTTTGCATCTGGGGCTGTGGTATCTGCTGGCAGAGTGGGGACTGCTGATAGGTCATCTGCTGGAGGGGGTGAGACTGATGGAGATGTAAACTTTGCTGCATTGCTGGCACTTGAGCCATGTGCGTTTGCAGTGGTGGTCCCGGAGAGTGCAGGGCGGGCAGGCTTCCTCCACCTGGGTATTGGGCAGGGGCTGCTACAGGCAAGCTGGCAGGGGTTGGGGTTGACTGGGGGTTCAGTGATGCCACTGGAAACCAACCTGGTGGAGCCACCTGTATGGAATGTAGTATTAAGAACTAAGGGAATATTATAGAAAAATATTGCTTTGGTACTGCTGGCTCCTAAAACAAATGTAAGGAAGTAGGAATATGTCTGCCTTTTCTGCCCCGAACTATTTTGCTACTCCTCACAATGAATGCTGTCCGGCttcttttgttaatattttatgaaagaaaCATCTTTTATGAGAAAGAGACATTGAattgtttaataataaaaaaaaacacaaccgtATCCACAgaatttataataaaacctAAACAACCCATCTGACCATATATTAAAGGTAAATATGGTAATAATCACTGATAGATATTATAGTGAGTAGTCCTACCTCCGTCGGCTGGCTCCAGCCTCCTAACTCCTGCACCTGCTGAATCTGCTTGATTTGATTCAGCGATGGCTTGGGCGGGGCGGGACCCACCGTCTCCTTCGTCCAATTATCAACGAGTTTGTGCAGTTCATCTGTGAATGTGCTTTTTCTTAGAGGACTGTGATCTGCGGAACAATAAGGGCACGTGTCATAACACTGATTGTCAATAAATTCAGTGTGTCTTGATACACTGATGACAAACCATACCTCTTTTAGCAGGCAGTGAAGTGCAGTGTTCTGGGTTACAGTATTGAGGCAATGTACTCTGTTCACCACCTGATAAACTACTTGACTGCTGAATCCCTAGACGGGAGATACAAGAAACAGTCAAACAGAGAGCAAGCAACAGAAAAAAGTGAGTAAGAAAGATTTTTATAAAAGTGCGTACCAGAGTGCGTAACTCCATTGTTATCCATGTGAGAGTGAGGCCGGGGTCGGATCCTGATTTTGGCTGGCCTGGGCCTACGAGGGGAGAGTACAGGAGGTCCCATGGGAAAAGGAGGGATCCGAGACAGGGAGGCGGGCAGACTCTGTCTTTGGTCTTTGAGGGAACGAAGCTGTCTGTACAGCTCCTGCAGCTCTCTGTTCTGCTGGGACTGAAGGGATACCACCTCTTTAATGTGCCTGTAGACGAAGAGATAcaaaacagagagcagaaggtggtgagaaaaaaaaagaaaaacaaaaagggcacAAAGACTAAAAACAGGTTATATTGGCaagaaacaacattaaatgGAAGCATGAAATAGGCAATAAACAGAGAGCAATACATCAGGTAAACTCTAAAACAATGGAGTTAAATATTTGCCCTCACTGACTTACTTCTTTTTAAGCTTGTGTAGTTCTTTTCTCAGATCTTCATCCTCTAGCTCAcactcatcatcatcctcatcatcactgCTGTCCGGAGGTGAGTGGCTGTGCCCATGACCCCGAGGCAGGTGAGCCATTGCTGGGGTCCTTTTactttcatctttctctccctcctttgcACGAGATCTCCTCCTTTCCCTCTCCAGATCAGGAGACACCGGGGagctgtcagtctgtctgtcctgtTTCTTAGTCTCGGCCTGGGTTACAGAGAAGCGTCCAACTTTCCTGTGAGTGCTACCATGGCCTGATGGCACAGCCTTTGGGGGAGAGGACTGGGGAACTGGAGTTACCTGATGGCAGTGGAAGTAGGAAACAGTAGCTGCTTGTTCAGACTGCAATGAAAGTTCAGACTATTAAGTGGCaaagataaaaaagttatttttctcatacaTGGAATCTTCCTTTCCGGGAATGAGGTGAATTTTGGGGTGGcgcctccttctcctctctaaGTGCCTGACTGCCGGAACACCCATCTGATAAAGAGATagggatgaaaaacaaaaaggggagacaaatgacacaaaaagcaacagacacagttaaatgtgaaatattaaatgACAGAGATACATAAATACAGATGGACACGTATAGACGTGGTGCACGAACACAAAGGCACAGTGTTAAAAAGCACCCATTACTGTCACACATAATCAACTTTGTAATTTACATGACTAGCATGCATGTCTATGTGTAAACATATGTTGAGGTCTGTGGCAGTCATTGTTTTCTAAATTATAAACAACAAACTGAAGAATAAATGCAAGTTATGGATGTTAAAATTCATGCTCAAGAGAAATGTGGGTGTGTGGGAAGGGgtggtaaatgtttttttcaataaaaacaaaatgattgtaagtcattcaaattaaacaaaaaacacattgtgaaatGGCAGATGAATGTTTACAACAGTatacccccacccacccacacatccACTCTTTCATTCTCACCATATTCCCACTTACATACCAGACAACAAAGCCCAATATCACATTTGAGATCTGTGCACAGATCAACAGTGttattgttctgtttgtttgatatttGGGATTACTGCATTAGCATTGTGAGTACATAGATAAACACTGCATAATTTAGGGACAACATATAAATATGCAGCCTGATAAAGGTGTTACTTACAGATAACGATCCATTATTAGTCACTTGTGTAGAACATTACATACATGCTCATGCAGGTGCACTTGTAGCAAAGGATCTAAGGTACTGCTACACttaaacatataaacacaaacacatggctgAAATACTTCAACAGTGTAATAAATCTCAGACGTGTATGTAAAGCCTACCCATGCACAACTGACCCTGATAGTGACTCGTAAACTCTGGGTAATATGCACAATATATCCTAGAACTTATGACTTTCATCATAATCTTAATATTTTATACAAATAATGCCAGTAATCTTCATAAATGCATCTACTACAACTACAGCATATAGTAGAGTCTCAGGGAGCAATGCTATACTGTAGGAGCTGACACAGAAAGTGTTCACCTATTCTGAACTGATTATATAATATCAGTTTAGCAATTTAGCATCTATCTTATCTGTGTTATGACGTCATGATACACTGCTACACTGAGCCAGTAGGTGGAGGTGATGGTTGCTGCTGGCTTTTGACTTGAGGCAAAGAAAAGTGTGGGGGGATGAAGTGATATGTCTTGTCCCCACAGCTGGCCTTTACACCAGAGCTCATCTGTCCTTGGATGGGCATATGATGCCAACCTCTTCCTAATCATCCACCCTCTACTCTCATCTGTTCTTGCCCCAGGGTGAGTAACCCATGCAAAAGGAAAGATTgccaagaaaataaattaagtacaaaaaaaaattcataaaagaaacaaagaaaacacaacagtaatGTATGTAGTGATATCAACACTAACAATACATGGGGACTATTgtcaaattacaatttacaaaaacagaattATTTAGCTGTAAATATTAACAtcctttaacattaacattattattttgttattaattCCTGATGGTTAAGAAAGTTATTTTACTATGTTAAAACTAGTATTAGATATTAGATTTAAGTCCATGCCTCAACatcccattctctctctctcgctctctctctcgctccctaaGAGGACGCTACCTTGCGGGACTCTGGGCTTCTTGAACAAGCTGGCGGAGTGGCGCAGTTTGCACGCCCAGTTTTTGAATTTGCGAGTCCAGGATTTCTTGCTAACAGGATTTCTGATACTAGGACATGTCAGGTTTAGGCCAAAATATCCACCTCCTGCATTGTGCTTCTGCTGTCCATGCCGGAAGGGGATCGGGTGCTGATTGGGGGGCCCCGATGCGTCTCCAGTGGTACTGGTATCAGAATGTGGGGGTACAGCCTAGGACAGTTAAGACAATTAAGAGTGGCTGCATGTAGTTGGGACGTTCATAAAGGAGAgacatttaaagatttaaacacaacaaatattaCAGACAGCTTTACACAGCAATACACAGAAATATAtattaacagtaaaacaatgtaaattCAGTACAGTGAAAGAACAATTTGGGGTTTTTACTCACAACAATGGTTGGTTCTCCTGGTACAGGTGGACGCTGGGGACCAGCAGATTCATCGTCATTGGGAAGCAGGAGAGAGGTAGGCGGGGTGGACGTGGCAGAGGTGGAGGGGAGAGATGGGCCAGGCTGTTGTTCCACCGGGCCCATCTCCACAAAGCTGGGCACTTCTGAGGAAGCTTTCTCTCCTCTGCCATCCCTCTCTGGGTCAGGAGAGGTAGAGGAGGAACgggaagaggtggaggaggacgaggaggaggaggagtgaggGGAAGTATCTGAGGAGGAGGCAGGTGGGATGAAAGACAAGTGATGGAGTGATTGTGGCTCAGATGACTCATCTCCTCCTGCTGAGGTGGAGGCAATTGATGTAGGACCAGATGTTCCACCCGTCAGCCCTGCACCGCTGCTGTACTCCTGATATAACAAGTTCCTCAGCTTTTCATCCAATGTTTTTATGCGGTTGTCTACAAATTCAATTTTGGGGGGGCCTTCACTGTCTGACTCGGCCACAGAGGAAGGCTGAGCAGGGGATGGTGTCATTGTGAGGGGGAGAGCGGGGACAGGGCCTTCAGCGATGCCTAGCTGGAGAGGCGCCAGAGAGGAGTCAGAGGAAGGTTGAAAAGGGGAAGAGTAGCTGCATGTGTCCTCTGTGAAACTTGTCTCTCCTGTGGACGCCTCTGACATCTGTAAAGAGGACTGCTTCTGCAGCagaaactgctgctgttttttggGTGTGTCCATGGCTTTAACCACGTCTTGCTGCTGCTCAgtgtgttgcagctgtttcTGTGACTGTATATGTTGTTGGGGCAGCTCAGCAGGGATTTGGGTTTGTTGTGGAATCTGCTGTTGCTGTACAGCGCTAACATTTAACTGTGCCTGTTGTTGAAGAAACTGTTGACTATTTGACAGGGGCGGCATTTGGCTTTGATCTGGATTTAAAGACACAGCACTCATACACAGCTGAGGTTGCTGAtgctgtagctgctgctgctgtaagtGTATTGTCTGTTTTAGGTTTAACTGTTGGTGATCAATGTGGGCTTGCTGTTGAGGCGCTGCAGCAGCTTGGGGTGCCATAACATGCTGTGGTAATTGTTGTAACTGAGGCTGTTGCAGCAACTGCGGGGTATACTGTGGTGTTTGCTGTTGAAGAAGGGGTTGTTGGGTCTGTTGTACAGGCATTGATGGCAGAAACTGCTGCAGAGGCACAGACTGTTGTAACAACTCTGTATGACCCGAAAGAGGCACAACCTGCACGTCAGTCAGCTGTTGTTGAAGTGGTATTTGTTGCTGCATTAGTTGCTGATGTTGTAACTGCTGAAGAGACTGTTGGAGTGCTTGTTCCTGCTGCAGCTGAATTTGTTCTTGGTACACTTGATGTTGCTGTGGCATTGTCTGCTGCATCTGCTGTACCTGGTGCTCAAGCTGTATTGTCTGTagctgtgtctgttgttgtgtctgtTGTGGGGCTGGCTTGGCCACCTGAGGGAGTGCCTGCTGCTCCGTGTCAAGTTGGCTTACCACAGAAGAGGTcactgcagcagcaggaggggAATGAAAAGAGGTTGAAGACTGGTCCACTGCAGGCATATTTAACCTTGGAGCAGTCATTGTATCCCCTATACTTGGACCAACATTGTAGCAACCACTGCTTCCAGGAGAAGTGAGAACATCATGGAGAATGGTGGTGGGTGTGGAAGACACAACAATAGGAGCAGTAGACAAGGTGGGGAGGGTAGCAGCAGCAGGTATTGCTATGGATGAGGGAACACTGGACATCTGGTCAACAACAGCTGAGGTAAGGACTGGCAGGTAAAGACCACTTGAAGCAGTGACATGGGCAGAGGCCTCAAGAGTGGAGGCTGGTGCAGAGATGCTTTCAGAGGCAGTTGTGTGAGGAGCCGGAGCAGTGATTGCTGAGGGGGTGGAGATTGATGGGGAAGTGGAAGGGCAGAGGGGAGAAGCCATTTCAGTTAAGGACTCCAGACTCTGGGATCCTTCACTTTCTACAGCTGAAGAGAGTAACACATGGTTAGTTTCTGTAATGCTGCCAAGTCAATTATATTAATAAGGCACAGCATTAAAATTTACATTGGTAGAGCTCACCTCTCACTGTTGCAGACTGAGGTATCCTCATCTCTGTAGTGGGTGGGGGCGTGCCTGCTCCCTGACCGGATAGAGAGTCTCTATGGCGGATGGTCTGGTTGATAAAGAAGCGCCAGCGTCCCACTGGGGAGGAATGGGGCACTGAGTCTACTGAAAATCATAAAGATATGTTATTACTTATAAGTTTAGCTATAGAACGTATAGCATTTTCTCATTATGTAGTTCTGTTTTTAGCTGACTTAGAAACAATAAATGCATTACTCACTTGAAGAGCTAGTGGGAGTGCTCACATGCAACTGGTCAGTTGATCCAGtctaataaagaaataaagattcAAATTCATCATTATccaatcaaaaaaagaaaaataagagagGAGATAAGGTGATAGGTGGAATATAGGAATCAACATAcctgtgaatgtgtttgaagAATTTCATGAGCTTTCTTAACTATGGCTCTAAGCTGTTCAACAAATTTCTCTTTCTCCACATCAAGGACAAAGTCCTCCTCCACCTATTAACAAAATGCAACCAAACAGTAATTATTAAGTCATTAATAGTCTACTTTCAACAAGCAATGCCTATGATGGAAATACATCAGCAGTCTACCATGTAATCTGCTATGTCCTCTGGTGCATCCCCTTCaatgtcaaatttaaatgtCACCATCTTGTTGGTATGGGTTTCCAACTGGCATTCCACCATATTGTCCCCACTGCCTGACACCTAATTGGACAagacaaattaacattttacattaacatacattagTAAAGATGAATTTAGCATTATAGGGGGTTATTTTTTGCGGTTATTTCACCTGGAGCATGCTCAGTTGAAACTGATGTGAAACTTTCTCAGGCCTCTGGCAGGAAGCTCGTCTCTGAGTCTTTAACTTCTCAAACTTCCCATTGGCCAAGAGCTGAAGAGTTTCTTCTCCATTAGCTGGAACAGACCTGTGGATTTTAAGGTAGTAGGGCTTCACTAACAATATGCTGTACATTTgagtattttacaaaacaacacaaagacatgaaTCTAAGGTCTAAGAGGTCGTTGGCCATTATGTGGATATGGTCGATACAGGCAAGCAATGGGCCTCATGCAAGATCCACTCGTACAAACAGATTCATTCTTTTGTGACAAATGACTTAAGATAATTTGTGGCATTCACCAATATTCTACTATGTATGAACGACCTTCAAGAGTGGTCTAGACTTGTTGTATGAGTCCTGTACAGTTCTGCCTTTCTCCACAGGGCAAAAAACACTAATTTGACCTACAATCATGAATTTTGGAGGTATACAGACATTAATAAAAGAAAGGCCTACAACGCAATGCATAAAATATATAACCCGAATGCAATTTGAATATTCTCTTCACCATTCTATAATTATCTTTGCTTGCCAATTTACTGAgacattcttttttaatatatatgatTTTTATAGGCATATTTCAGCAAGGCAAAGGGGTTTAacataaacagacaaaaatgttttgtcatgaGGCCCAATGTGTTAACACTTTGAGAAGTCCAATTACACTTAACATCTACATGTTTTGCCTTGTTAAGCTGCTAAAATACCCTAATTTCAGTACTCATATAGTTTTTATATAGATGGACATACATAATGTTTGGACATGCAACAACAATAATCGGTAAACAGAGCTAACATCAGACTGTAATGATATCAGACATACCCTGACAATGAATGATGTTCTGTACTTGACAGGTACGGACCATCCTGTAGAGTAACATGAATACAGACACAAAAGAGTACCCAGGTACAAAgaaacaattacacaaaaaaacattaacaatgtcAGATGCAAGTAAAGCTATAATGTAACAAtggatttacatttaaaaacaagtgtATTGTTCTATGcatataatgttttatgatttgGTTTGATTCAAAAAGGCAAagtcaaagtgtttttaaatatgagATAGCAGTACTCTCAATCATTCTGTCAGTATGTTAGCAAAGTAAAATTAATTCTTAATTAATAAAGCAAACTTTCATTCTTCTGTACCTGAACAACGGCCAGCAGGGAAAGGTCACAGTCTGGCAGCGAGGCTTGGGGCAGTTTGGGGGCATTAGATTCGAGCACTGGTAGAGCAGGGACAGGCGGAGGGGAGGAGGGTATAAAGTCGGCCTGCCTTGGTAAGGTTACCTGGACCTCTGGTGGAGAAGTAGGCAGCTCTGGCACAGGGGCAACAGGATGAAGGGATGGTAGGATTGGGAGAAATGGTAGTGATGTTGGGGGACATGAGGAACGAGAGGGGCAGAGGGGCATTTGTTGTGCAGGAAAAACAGCATGAGGTTGAACAGGTTGTTCAGCAATAGGTGTCTGAGTTTGTGTCTCAGTATGAGAATGaggttgtgtctgtgtctgcatttgGGAGTGTGTTTGGACCTGAAAGCTGATTTGTGCGTGAGCTGGCAGCATCTGCTTAGCTTGGTGCTGAGGAGACGGAGGGGCGCCTGCCAATAGGTGACTATAGAGGGGCAGAGTCCTGTTCTGGGACTGAGGCTCTGCAACATTACTGGAGTCTATCTTTGCAGAAGGATGCATCACCAGATGTGAAGCAGGTGGGCACTGTGAGGTTAGCTGACTCTCATTGAGTGCTATCACAGCCTGCTTTATAGAAAGTGGTTGCTGGATGGGAGTTGGGATGGGCTGCGCCAATAATTGGGCCTGCAGAGAAGGTGGAGCTAGTGGTTGCTGCGTTTGACAAAGCTGTAGCTGCTGCTGGTATTGCAATGCAGATTGCGGCATAGGAGGCTGGGAGATAGACTGAATAACTGAAGGGTCAGCAGTGCCGCCTAGGGGCTTCTGCTGGGCCGGCATTGGATGTGGTGTTGTTTGGCCTGGAACATAGGCTGGCCCAGTCTGCTGCACAGGATGAGTGGCAACGAAGTTTGCAGGGTCAACTGTAGAACTGAGACTTTCTGTTCTAGTTTCACCACTTCCAGCAGAGCTAGGAGACAGAATAGTCTGCTGATATTGCAGTACTGGCtctttttgctgctgctgtttcgtAATATGAGTTATATCCTGTTGTACAGATGGCATGGCTTGGTGGGTAGGCTGAGGGACATACTGCGGGGGGAAAAGACCAGCAGTAGCCTGAGCATGCATCTGACTAGGTGGCTGGTCTTGAGTATGTTGCTGGAGCTGGGGATGCATGAGCCCTGGCATTTGTGCATTTTGCTGAACAAGAGTCTCATGTTGGATCTGACTCGGGATTGAGGTAACTGCAGCTGGAGGCTGGAAAGTAGCTAGGCCTCGTTGGCCCATCATCTGAATGTCCACAGTTGGGCCTTGACTATGCGGTTCCTGGGACTGACCAATTGTTAGGTGCAGAGGCTGAGTCTGGATCAATGGCTGAGCAGTTACCTGGCCCTGTGTGAGAGTGGCAGGTCCTGGGTAACTAGTCTTCAAAGGAATTTGCTGGGTCTGCAAGATGTGGGTCTGTCCATGGATCACAGTCGCAGGAGGAGTTCCTTGGGCCTCAATCAAAGCCTGAGCTGCTTGGACTGCGGACTGGGCCATAAATTggactggaacctggttctgGGGATGAGCCTCACTTTGTTCTTGCTGTGTCCGGACAGGGATGTGTGTAGTCTGAACGGCCATGGGGACCTGTGCCTGTGAGACAATTTGAGTTTGGTGGTGAATCACATCATTGCCGGGTGGAGCTCCAACTGGGATAATAGGTTCAGTCACAGAGCTGTGATGCTGCGTCTGGGCAACAAAtgcttgctgctgctgtatCAATGCTGCCTGCTGCTTTTGCTCCATTGCTTGTTGCTGCGTGAGAGTGGTATTAGGTGTGAACTGAGGGGTGTTTACTTTTAGGGTACACACATGCTGTATACCAGTTGGTTGCTGCTGAATCTGCTGCTCACCGTTACTTTGTGGAAGAGGGACAGCCTCTTGCTTCTCAGTTTGCTGAAGTTGAGCAATTGCtccttgctgctgctgctcttgaATTTGTTGCTGTATTAGAGCCTGTTGCTGTAATCTCtctgcttgttgttgttgtaacagGAATTGTTGCTGACGCTGTTGCTCGAACTGTTGTTGCAACAGggcttgctgctgctgctctatCTGATGTTTGAGTTGTACTTGTTGCTGCTCATGTTGCTGTTGCTTTAGCTGAGCTTTCTGCTGTAGCTGATGGTGTTGTAAAATAGCCTGCTGTTGGAGATGCTGTTGTATCAGTgcttgttgctgttgttgttccATTTGTCGTAGTAAGGCTTGCTGCTGCAATTGTTCATTTTGCGGTTGGGTCTGCTGGGGTTGCTGCTGCAATACAATTTGTTGATGGTGTTGTCCACTTTGCTGAATCTTCTCTGGTTCTTTTTGTATTCCTATTTGTTGATATAACTGAGTCTGCTGCTGTTGATGTAAAGGAGGCTGTTGCTCCTCTAATTGATGTTGTAAAagtgcttgttgttgttgctgttgttgtacACGAccttgctgttgttgctgctctTGTTGCTGTTGAATAAGagcttgctgctgctgttgatcCAACAATTGCTTGTGCATAAGTGCTTGCTGCTGCTCtagttgatgttgttgttgctgctgttgaagCAGtgctttttgttgctgctgATCAAGCTGTTGCTGGACGTACGTATGATGTTGCTCAAtcagttgttgctgttgtaaCACTGTTTGCTGAACCTGTTGTTGCAGATGTGGTTGTATCATGGTCTGCTCATGAGGATCCCCTGTTGGTTGCTGTTTGTAAGTCTGAGGTTGCTCCCCTGGCTGTGGTAATGACATAGCACACTGCTCCATACCTGGTTGTGTAGGTAATACTTGCTGCTGAGGAGTTGTGTGGACAGGATGAACATGCGGCTGTACATAGATCTGCTGCTGAGGCTCATGTTGATGTTTCTGGACAGCAATAGCTGAAAGACTCTGTGGATGATGATCCGTTGGTGGCTTAGTGGCATTAACTGGTCGTTCGAGCTGAGTGGCCTGGGCCTCCATTTGCTGCTGCGACTGCCGATCCATCCCtatctgttgttgttggacAATAGTCTGAGGGATCATGACAGGCTGTGTTTGCTGGGGTGCTGGCTGGGGAATGATGTCAGTGAGCTGCATGGGAATGGCAGGGGGTTGGGTCTCCTGAGCGAGGGGCACAATGCTCCCCTCTAGTCCAGCAGGATCCCTGACTGACATAGATGTAGTGTGAACATTAATGGGTGCTTGTATGTATGACTGTGAGTGGGCCAATGACCCATGGGGAGTGGCATCTGATGGGAAAGTTTGTGACTACTCAGTGATAATGACAGAATGATGATTGGTGttgaaagaagaggaaaaagaaagtggaaaaatgtGGTAAGAATAAGCTCGGGCAAGGAACATCAATTATCAACACAATTAATTTTATACAACAGGGTTTTCCACAGTGTTTTATAGTGGAGGTGGGCTGCCTTACCTGAAATACAGACCGCACAgctacatttataaaaaataaacacaatactttaataaattaaaacataaacctTTAGGTAAAAAGAGCAGAAGCACTATTTCACATGGCAAggctatacagtatatttaa
This window encodes:
- the si:dkey-151g10.3 gene encoding serine/threonine-protein kinase WNK3 isoform X11, whose protein sequence is MATDPGEPTGTEESSEKPDGQREDTELEGRANQQRERTQSTSSDFSSSHAQERKVTGEKVGGGGGGEVGGKGVGEASQEGKENPDRPISFSTPCLLVDTGQKRLRREKRFFRKSVEICEEDNEVEVLPEAPHSAPHLELHSDSVFTSSAQQQGAASSCAAMGHDPSFPSSSQEPGKDVSSSAPTQRGRERDREQEEEAEMKAVATSPGGRFLKFDIELGRGAFKTVYKGLDTETWVEVAWCELQDRKLTKAEQQRFKEEAEMLKGLQHPNIVRFYDSWESVLRGKKCIVLVTELMTSGTLKTYLKRFKVMKPKVLRSWCRQILKGLHFLHTRTPPIVHRDLKCDNIFITGPTGSVKIGDLGLATLMRTSFAKSVIGTPEFMAPEMYEEHYDESVDVYAFGMCMLEMATSEYPYSECQNAAQIYRKVTSGIKPASFDKVNDPEIKEIIECCIRQNKSQRLSIRDLLNHAFFGEDTGVRVELAEEDTGTQDCLALRIWVEDPKKLKGKHKDNEAIEFSYDLENDSAEEVALEMVKSGFFHESDAKVVGKSIRDRVNLIKKSRERRQQQLLQQQQGFEERRDSTLTSCTLSHPSCPSSLGPGAAGQTGGGGHESGEPPEVDQHVRQQHIFSGTNPSLPAGESIGSASCESYASGQSQAYSQQGQTYTHSQTALPPIASSNGTLVHHQMLPIGESGSVPNAPIGHSFSMSNMSVGQSGGGSVGQTFLQPITMVTQDGPYLSSTEHHSLSGSVPANGEETLQLLANGKFEKLKTQRRASCQRPEKVSHQFQLSMLQVSGSGDNMVECQLETHTNKMVTFKFDIEGDAPEDIADYMVEEDFVLDVEKEKFVEQLRAIVKKAHEILQTHSQTGSTDQLHVSTPTSSSIDSVPHSSPVGRWRFFINQTIRHRDSLSGQGAGTPPPTTEMRIPQSATVRGELYPAVESEGSQSLESLTEMASPLCPSTSPSISTPSAITAPAPHTTASESISAPASTLEASAHVTASSGLYLPVLTSAVVDQMSSVPSSIAIPAAATLPTLSTAPIVVSSTPTTILHDVLTSPGSSGCYNVGPSIGDTMTAPRLNMPAVDQSSTSFHSPPAAAVTSSVVSQLDTEQQALPQVAKPAPQQTQQQTQLQTIQLEHQVQQMQQTMPQQHQVYQEQIQLQQEQALQQSLQQLQHQQLMQQQIPLQQQLTDVQVVPLSGHTELLQQSVPLQQFLPSMPVQQTQQPLLQQQTPQYTPQLLQQPQLQQLPQHVMAPQAAAAPQQQAHIDHQQLNLKQTIHLQQQQLQHQQPQLCMSAVSLNPDQSQMPPLSNSQQFLQQQAQLNVSAVQQQQIPQQTQIPAELPQQHIQSQKQLQHTEQQQDVVKAMDTPKKQQQFLLQKQSSLQMSEASTGETSFTEDTCSYSSPFQPSSDSSLAPLQLGIAEGPVPALPLTMTPSPAQPSSVAESDSEGPPKIEFVDNRIKTLDEKLRNLLYQEYSSGAGLTGGTSGPTSIASTSAGGDESSEPQSLHHLSFIPPASSSDTSPHSSSSSSSSTSSRSSSTSPDPERDGRGEKASSEVPSFVEMGPVEQQPGPSLPSTSATSTPPTSLLLPNDDESAGPQRPPVPGEPTIVAVPPHSDTSTTGDASGPPNQHPIPFRHGQQKHNAGGGYFGLNLTCPSIRNPVSKKSWTRKFKNWACKLRHSASLFKKPRVPQDGCSGSQALREEKEAPPQNSPHSRKGRFHVTPVPQSSPPKAVPSGHGSTHRKVGRFSVTQAETKKQDRQTDSSPVSPDLERERRRSRAKEGEKDESKRTPAMAHLPRGHGHSHSPPDSSDDEDDDECELEDEDLRKELHKLKKKHIKEVVSLQSQQNRELQELYRQLRSLKDQRQSLPASLSRIPPFPMGPPVLSPRRPRPAKIRIRPRPHSHMDNNGVTHSGIQQSSSLSGGEQSTLPQYCNPEHCTSLPAKRDHSPLRKSTFTDELHKLVDNWTKETVGPAPPKPSLNQIKQIQQVQELGGWSQPTEVAPPGWFPVASLNPQSTPTPASLPVAAPAQYPGGGSLPALHSPGPPLQTHMAQVPAMQQSLHLHQSHPLQQMTYQQSPLCQQIPQPQMQTAIQSQSLQQTQPITQLPHSPPQSQPLLPSQLSTSSVSTAVSMLPGSVTSAPTDSTATTGGTFCSSSTSSSSCSNVALPSSAKIHPTPPTSTLPLGQK